In Magnetococcales bacterium, the sequence ACCGGGGCAAAAGCCGCCAGCGGCGCTCCCCCCACCCGCCGGGTGGGCGAATCCGCCGTCACCAGTTGGGGGTGGGCGAACTCCAGATCCTGCAACTCCCGATAGAGCCGGTCGTACTCCGCATCCGGCACCAGCGGCTCGTCCAGAACATGGTAGTGGTGGTTGTATAGATCAAGGGTCTGTCGCAGTTCAAGGATGCGGGTACGGGGATCGTGTGATGGCATGTTTTCACAAAGGGGTTCGAGTTTGCGTCTTCATCCGCCGATGGTATAGAGTACTCCATGGCCAAGGCAAGACGGATCGTCCACAGCAAGTTTATCTATCACGACGGCGCCATACGGGAAATGGTACTCTGGCAGTTGCCTGCTGTTTCGCCCGAGCGGCCACACGGACTCAAATATCGGCTGTATTACGGTCTGCCGGATGGAACATGCCTGATTCGGTACGATAACGAAACCGGGAAGGGAGACCACCGACACAGAATGGCGCAGGAGGAACCCTATCACTTCCAAAACGTGGAAAGCCTGGTACATGATTTTCTCGCCGATATCGAAACCTGCAGGAGAAAGAGATGAACCGCACAGCCTTTATCGCCGTAAAAGATCCTCAGGAATCCGCACAAGAATTCATTGAGGCTTGGCACACCGCCGAGAAAGGCCAGGTTCCTGAAAAATCCCGCTCAAAATTGTATTTCGAAGATATGGAAACCTTGCTACGCACCTTGTCGCCGAAAAGACTCTTATTACTCAAAAAGCTCCATCATGAAGGGGCTTCCAGTATCCGCTCCCTGGCCAAGAAGGCAAACAGGGACTACAAAAATGTGTATAACGATGTCAAAGCCTTAGGCAAGGCTGGTCTGGTTCTGAAGGAAGTAAATGGTCGTTTCTCCGCACCCTGGTCCGCCATTGTGACAAAATTCGATCTGTAATTTGATAATGATAAACAACAAAGTCAAAATATAGAATATTTTCTTTTTATTGCCACGTTAAAGACAAAATATTAAAAGTCAAAAGATATCCCCGTTTGCCTGTGGGTGCTTCGCAATGCCCTCGACAGAATACCGTTGCAGCCAGCGATGCACCCGATTGATGACCCGTTTGACCTCGGCATCGCCCAGGGCGGCGTGCAGGGGCAGGGCCAGGCTGGTTTCCAGAAAACGGCTCAGACCGGGGCGGGGCGTCAGCGGATCGCTGCGAAACCACATGGGCGAGGCGCAGGCAATGCCGCCCGCCCGCAGGAAATCCCGCATGGCATCCCGCGACACCCGGTCGGGCAGGCCCACCACATAGCCTTCCCAGCTTCTCTCCCCACCCGGCGGCAAGCGCAACACGCCCCGGTGTCGCATCGCCCCGTAACGCCGCGCCACCGCCTCCC encodes:
- a CDS encoding DegT/DnrJ/EryC1/StrS aminotransferase family protein: MSRALRACRSQLPGAAALALGAGQLQRLPEVLTRREAVARRYGAMRHRGVLRLPPGGERSWEGYVVGLPDRVSRDAMRDFLRAGGIACASPMWFRSDPLTPRPGLSRFLETSLALPLHAALGDAEVKRVINRVHRWLQRYSVEGIAKHPQANGDIF